The following are from one region of the Dreissena polymorpha isolate Duluth1 chromosome 2, UMN_Dpol_1.0, whole genome shotgun sequence genome:
- the LOC127868025 gene encoding uncharacterized protein LOC127868025 isoform X1, which produces MSHHARQMEPLYFYSLRKVHIFGVRIDGQRKHINFLVDEDQTIGQDGSQAHGPDSVISMLDWVMANYETENDVCSIHADNCTGQNKNKFVVGYLMWRVMTGKHRKIEYQMQIPGHARCLVDSGFAHIKIKYHCHDCETREQLAEIVEGSSIGNMAVSYPQLSCRAWKEFLGQHFKPVIGIRKFQYFRFEEDKPGVVTVKTAAGAEETEINILKNKDVRF; this is translated from the exons ATGTCCCACCATGCACGCCAGATGGAACCGCTGTACTTCTACAGCTTGCGGAAGGTCCATATATTTGGAGTACGGATAGATGGCCAAAGGAAACATATCAATTTTCTGGTTGATGAGGACCAGACCATAGGACAGGACGGCAGCCAGGCTCATGGACCGGATTCAGTTATTTCTATGCTAGACTGGGTAATGGCAAATTATGAAACGGAAAACGACGTATGCTCCATCCATGCAGATAACTGTACAG GGCAGAACAAAAACAAGTTTGTCGTGGGTTATTTAATGTGGAGGGTCATGACAGGAAAACACAGGAAGATAGAATACCAAATGCAAATTCCAG GCCATGCAAGGTGTTTAGTCGACTCGGGTTTCGCGCACATCAAGATAAAGTACCACTGCCATGATTGTGAAACCAGAGAACAGCTTGCAGAAATAGTAGAAGGGTCTTCCATAGGTAACATGGCTGTATCTTATCCACAGTTGTCCTGCCGCGCTTGGAAGGAGTTTCTTGGACAACATTTCAAGCCCGTAATCGGCATAAG GAAATTCCAGTACTTTAGGTTTGAGGAAGACAAACCAGGTGTCGTCACTGTCAAAACAGCGGCTGGTGCGGAGGAGACAGAAATAAACATTCTAAAAAATAAAGACGTTCGCTTTTAA
- the LOC127868025 gene encoding uncharacterized protein LOC127868025 isoform X2, giving the protein MSHHARQMEPLYFYSLRKVHIFGVRIDGQRKHINFLVDEDQTIGQDGSQAHGPDSVISMLDWVMANYETENDVCSIHADNCTGQNKNKFVVGYLMWRVMTGKHRKIEYQMQIPGHARCLVDSGFAHIKIKYHCHDCETREQLAEIVEGSSIGNMAVSYPQLSCRAWKEFLGQHFKPVIGISTLGLRKTNQVSSLSKQRLVRRRQK; this is encoded by the exons ATGTCCCACCATGCACGCCAGATGGAACCGCTGTACTTCTACAGCTTGCGGAAGGTCCATATATTTGGAGTACGGATAGATGGCCAAAGGAAACATATCAATTTTCTGGTTGATGAGGACCAGACCATAGGACAGGACGGCAGCCAGGCTCATGGACCGGATTCAGTTATTTCTATGCTAGACTGGGTAATGGCAAATTATGAAACGGAAAACGACGTATGCTCCATCCATGCAGATAACTGTACAG GGCAGAACAAAAACAAGTTTGTCGTGGGTTATTTAATGTGGAGGGTCATGACAGGAAAACACAGGAAGATAGAATACCAAATGCAAATTCCAG GCCATGCAAGGTGTTTAGTCGACTCGGGTTTCGCGCACATCAAGATAAAGTACCACTGCCATGATTGTGAAACCAGAGAACAGCTTGCAGAAATAGTAGAAGGGTCTTCCATAGGTAACATGGCTGTATCTTATCCACAGTTGTCCTGCCGCGCTTGGAAGGAGTTTCTTGGACAACATTTCAAGCCCGTAATCGGCATAAG TACTTTAGGTTTGAGGAAGACAAACCAGGTGTCGTCACTGTCAAAACAGCGGCTGGTGCGGAGGAGACAGAAATAA